A stretch of the Agromyces larvae genome encodes the following:
- a CDS encoding ABC transporter substrate-binding protein has product MKKSRALLGSIAAVGVAALALTGCAGATGSDASGGSGDEGGLTPVTLMLNWYPYGEHAPFYYGVEEGIFADHGIDLTIQAGQGSTKTAQAVGQGQVDFGWADTPAVLANIDKGVAIKSVGVFLQTTPSAVQVFADSGIEEPADLKGKTIAVSAGDAPTTTFPMFLDAVGLSPDDVTQQNLDAAGKIAAMLSGQVDGLIGFAHDQGPTIAAKSGKEVRYLRYSDAGLSFFSNGLVASDSTIADDPELVKALVAATSEAFAAAAEHPEDAVKAMDGKDPQMPESAVLLDQWQETIKLLSTDATEGSAPGVNATEDWEATLEVLAEAGLISGDGTVDTYFDASFAPTE; this is encoded by the coding sequence ATGAAGAAGTCTCGTGCACTCCTCGGTTCGATCGCGGCCGTCGGCGTCGCAGCGCTCGCCCTCACCGGGTGCGCCGGCGCGACCGGATCCGACGCCTCCGGCGGCTCCGGAGATGAGGGCGGCCTCACGCCCGTGACGCTGATGCTCAACTGGTACCCGTACGGCGAGCACGCCCCGTTCTACTACGGCGTCGAGGAGGGCATCTTCGCCGACCACGGCATCGACCTGACCATCCAGGCCGGCCAGGGGTCGACGAAGACCGCTCAGGCCGTGGGTCAGGGCCAGGTCGACTTCGGCTGGGCCGACACGCCCGCGGTGCTCGCCAACATCGACAAGGGCGTCGCGATCAAGAGCGTCGGCGTGTTCCTGCAGACCACCCCGTCGGCGGTGCAGGTCTTCGCCGACTCGGGCATCGAGGAGCCGGCCGACCTGAAGGGCAAGACGATCGCCGTCTCGGCGGGCGACGCGCCCACCACGACGTTCCCGATGTTCCTCGACGCGGTCGGGCTGAGCCCCGACGACGTCACCCAGCAGAACCTCGACGCCGCCGGCAAGATCGCCGCGATGCTCTCGGGGCAGGTCGACGGTCTGATCGGCTTCGCGCACGACCAGGGGCCGACCATCGCGGCCAAGAGCGGCAAGGAGGTGCGCTACCTGCGCTACTCCGACGCCGGCCTCAGCTTCTTCAGCAACGGGCTCGTGGCCTCCGACTCGACGATCGCGGACGACCCCGAGCTCGTGAAGGCGCTGGTCGCCGCGACCTCCGAGGCGTTCGCCGCGGCAGCCGAGCATCCCGAGGACGCCGTGAAGGCGATGGACGGCAAGGACCCGCAGATGCCCGAGTCCGCCGTGCTGCTCGACCAGTGGCAGGAGACCATCAAGCTGCTGAGCACCGACGCCACCGAGGGTTCCGCGCCCGGCGTCAACGCCACCGAGGACTGGGAGGCGACCCTCGAGGTGCTCGCCGAGGCCGGTCTGATCTCGGGCGACGGCACCGTCGACACGTACTTCGACGCCTCGTTCGCCCCGACCGAGTAG